TTTGTAAACGTTTTTATTTTACCAAAGCATTTCTCAGACCATCTGTCACCAGCATTTCATTGTCAGTTGTCAGAATAATCGCTTCAATCCCTTCTTGGTCTTGAACTGTTTGGTAGATTTCTTGAATAGGTCGTCCAAATAAACGGGTGGTCCAGATTTCTCCGTCAACTGATTGTTTGGAAACGATGGTCAGACTTGCGACATCACTTGTGACGGGATAGCCTGTCTGACTATCAAAGATATGGTGGTAGGTTTTTCCTTCATAGGTAAAGGTCCGTTCGTAGATACCTGAGGTGACAACAGAGCCGTCTTCAATTTTTACAATAGCAATATTATTTCCTCTTGGAAGGTTTGGATGTTGAATACCAATATGCCACTGGCCATCTGGATTGTGGCTAGCCTGGCCAAATGTCAGGACATTGCCCCCCAGATTGATAAGACCTTTTGATACGCCAACACGGTGTAGGTGTTCGACAATCCGATCCGCAATGTAGCCTTTTGCAAGGGCACCTAGGTCAATGGCCATTCCTTCTTTTCGTAAATAGATAGATTGCGTTTCCTCATCTAGTTCAATGTCTTGCGGATTGATTAAGGCTAATTTTTTATCAATCTCTGCTTGGCTAGGGACACGCGCATCTGAAAAGCCAATCCGCCAAGTTTGTACGAGAGGACCAATTGTGATATTTAAACGGCTATTGGAAGCGCAACTATGGAACTTTCCAAGTGCAATCAATTCAAATAAATCAGACGCAACAGGGACTGCTTGAATCCCTGCATTATAATTCACTTCCATGAGTTCAGATGTTAAATCGTTGGCCGAAAAGCGATCCTTATACAGATATAAGAGCTCCTCTACTTGATCTAAAATTGGCTCCGCCTCTTGGTGCCAAATTTTAATATCAATGACTGTTCCCATGAGACGAAGTTGTCGACTACTCGCTTGCATCTGCCGCCACCTGTTTTAATTCTTGGTAAATTTCCTCATTTTCTTCAATCGAATATGAGTTGGCACCGCTGGCTAAAGGATGACCTCCTCCATGATGGCGCTTGGCAATTTCATTGATAGGAAGAAACTTACTGCGCAACCGCACCCGATAAGAACCGTCAGGTTGCTCCACAAAAACACCCCAGCTTTTGACTGTATTGATACGACCTGGTACTCCTACGATAAAAGCGGTATCTGCATCTCCAATGCCAAATTCCTTGAGCAAGGTTTGGCTGAGAAGCACACGTGCTGCTCCATTTTCATCAATTTCCAAATGATCATAGACATAGCCAATTAACTTAGCAACACTATAATCAACTGACTCCATTTGCCGCGAAAGACCTGCAAAATCAAACTCATACTGACGAAGTTTTGCCACAATGTCAAATGTTTTTGCCGAAGTTGCTGGATACAAAAAGCGCCCTGTATCCCCCACAATACCTGCATAGAGTAGGTAGGCAATGTCCGCATCTATTTCCAGCCCCATATCAAAGGCAAACTGCGCAATCATTTCGCTACAAGAGCTAGCGCTGGTATTGACCCATGAAAGATCTCCGTAGACTTCATCGTTTGGATGATGGTCAATCTTGATGAGAAAATCGCCCTGATTATAGCGTTTGTCATCAATACGAGCTTGATTGGCTGTGTCCGTCACAATAACCAAGGCTCCTTGGTATTCCTCATCCGCTACTGTTTCCATTTCCGCCAACCAAGCAAGATTTGGCTCTGTATAGCCGGTCACCTTAATCGTTTTTTCTGGAAAATTCTTCTGCAATAAGCGCTGTAATCCGACTTGACTCCCTAGGGCATCTGGATCCGGCCGCATATGACGATGAATGACAATGGTTTGGTACTCTCTTATTTTTTCTAATATCATTTCTAGCATTCTAAGCACTCCTTTTTTTCATTCTATCATAAAAATGACGCTTTTGAAAATTTGGAGAATGTGGTATACTAGTGCTATCATCTATTTTTGGAGGAAACTATGGCACTAGCAAAAATTGTCTACGCTAGTATGACAGGCAATACAGAAGAAATTGCAGATATTGTCGCAACAAAACTCGAAGAGCTTGGTCTTGAAGTGCACAATGACGAGTGTACTACTGTCGAAACAGAAGAAATCTTAGACGCAGATATTATCATCGTAGCAACCTATACCTATTCTTATGGGGGCGACGGGGAATTGCCAGACGAAATTGTAGATTTCTATACAGACCTAGCTGATTATGACTTGACAGGAAAAATCTACGGCGTCTGCGGATCTGGCGACACCTTCTATGAAGATTTTTGTAAGTCAGTAGACGATTTTGACCTCATGCTCGCTTCACGTGGCGCAACCAAAGGAGCAGAAAATGTCAAGGTCGACTTAGCAGCTGAAGAAGACGATATTGTCAATCTCGAAAAATTCGCAACAGATCTTGTTGCAGCTTTAGAGCCCTAATATATGGAAGTTAACCAAAAGGAAGCCTATTTTGTGGGCCTCCTTTTCTCTTATTTATTCTACATCGATAACTAAAGCCTGTTGCAAACCATAAATAGATTGCTTGCGATTGAACTGGTAGCTAATGATAACGGTAATCGTAAAAAATGGGAGATGATGAAAGCCAAAGACCTCTCCGCCAATCAGTATAGGAGCAAGTAGGGTATTGGTCGCGCTGGCAAAGACACTGATATACCCTGCTGCTGCAACCAGTTCTACCGGAAGTCCAAAAAATGGAGCCAAGATAACACCAAGAGACGCACCGATAGCAAACAAGGGTGTCACCTCTCCCCCTTGAAATCCAGCCGCTAGGGTTATAGTGGTAAAGAGCAATTTCAGTAGAAAATCATAGGAATAGATTTGCTGGTTTGAAAAGCTCTGTTCAATCAAATTTGTTCCCAGACCTGCATAGCGCCCAAAGTGAGCTAAACTAATGGCTAGACTAAGCATTAGACCAATGATGGTAATTCTCCAATAGGGATTGGGCAAATAGTGAAGAGCCTGTTTTTTTAGATACTGCTGAAGAGAGATAAAAGCATTTCCAGTCAGACCAAAGAAAAGACCCAAGAGAATATATTTGACAAACACGGAAACGGTTAGCTCTGGAGTGGTTACAATCACATGGGTAAATTTTTCCAAGCCTAAGAGATGAGAAAAGCTACTAGCAGTATAGACCGTAACAAGAGCTGGCAGTAAGGCATACAATTGAAGCTGGCCAATCGCAAGCACCTCTAAGGCAAAAAAGAGGGCTGCAAGCGGGGTTTGAAATAAGCCTGCAAAACCTGCTGCCATACCTGTCACTAGAATCACTTGTTCGTGCTTAGGAAAGGTAAAAAAGCGGTCAAATTGATGAGAAATAGCTGCACCAAGTTGGACTGCAACTCCTTCTCTACCAGCACTCCCACCAAATAAATGGGTTAACCAAGTGGACAAGATGACAAGTGGAATGAGCGAAGATGGAATCTTTCTATCTTCACCATGAGCCACTTCAAAAACAAGCGCCATTCCTTTTTGTGCTTCCTTGCTAAAATGCTGGTAAAGAAAAACAATCACAAGTCCAGCTAGTCCCAGAAAAGGCAAGAGAGCACTAAGGTGGCTCGTCCGCCATTCTCCAATCCAGAGCAAAACACGACCAAAAAGGGTTGTTAAGCCACCTGTCATCAGACCCACGATTAGACCAAACACAGCTAAACGAATCGTCACACTATAGGGATGTTGATAACTTTCTTTTATGGGAATCATCGCTCCTCCTTCTTTTTAAAAAATCTACCAGAGGCTGAGACAAAAGTCCCTTACCTCCTTATGTTACATATTTTTAATAGTTCGATGCATATCAATAGTCAGGGGAGTGACGATTGATACCTGAGCTTGAAAATCAAAAAGCGAGGATTGTCTGGTTTGTAAAACGTTGATAAATCAACATTCTAGTAGAAGAGATTAGCGAACATTTCGCTAGCTCTATTTCCAACCTTTCACAATTCTTAATTGCAAGGAGCGAGCTACGCTCGTTCTATTTCCTGCCTTCCACAATTCTCAATTGCAAGGAGCGAGCTACGCTCGTTCTATTTCCTGCCTTCCACAATTCTCAATTGCAAGGAGCGAGCTACGCTCGTTCTATTTCCAGCCTTCCACAATTCTCAATTGTGGAAGCTAGTCAACTTGCGGGGGTGGGAGTAAACTAATCCAGTAGATTAGTTTAGCCCGAACCTAAAAATAAAGGAGTGAGGATAATCGATTTCTTCGAAATCACGATTTCTGTCCCACCCCCAAAATGATTATTCAAACAGAACGGACTGTTCACCATTTTTAAGGTTAAACACTTGAAAAAGGCTATAGCAATAACTGTTTGACCTTACTGATTTCTGATTCATTCACTACTAAGAAAATGGTCGCACCTGCATGGAGAACTGTAGTACCAGATACCACTTCTGATTTCTGATGATAAATCTGAGTTGTCAGTAAAATATTTTTCGGTAATGCTAAATCCCGCACTCGTTTCCCAGCTAGCTTGTCCGATACAATCAGCTCAATCAGCGTTGGCTCTATAATATTTGAAGGTGCTGTGACAGACATTTTGGCTAGCATGGCTTCGTAAATCGGCTCCCCTTTTAGCAAATCCATCACAATATAAGAGACGAGAGTAACCACACCAATAGCCATCAGTTGTTTCAAATCCCCTACCATCTCGGTCACTAAAATCATCGCAGTCAGGGGCGCTTTGGAAATGGCACCAAAATACCCTGCCATGCCTAATACGATAAATAAAGGAAGAGCCGTCTCCGAAATAAGATGAAGTTGCTCAAAAGTTAGACCAAAAGTCATGCCCAATAGAGAACCCAAGGTTAACATGGGCAAAAAGATACCGCCTGGTAAACCACTACTATACGAAATCATGCTCCAAACGAACCGAATGAAAAAATAAAGACAGATTGTCGCTAAGATTTGATGTTCCTGAGCAAGTGAAATAATCAAACGATGCCCACCACCTAGTAGCTGTGGATAGAAATAACCAATCGGAATAATCAGCAAAATGCCAATAACCCCATAAGCATGAGACGGTACTCGACATTTTTCTCCAAAGAAATCATAGAAACGGTGAAAGTTTAAAATAACTTTTTCATATCCAAAGCCCATTAGCCCTAAAAAGATTCCCAACAGAACGAAAATCCAATACTGCTTTAAAGAGAGAAAAGGTAATTCTTGATTCATCGATAGGACGGGGGTCAAGCCAAAAATATTCAAGGAAATAAAATTGGCAACAAGGCTTGCCACTAAGGCTGTTACCCACACCATACGTGAAAAATGGTGATAAATTTCTTCTACTACAAAAAGAAGACCGGCAATCGGTGCATTAAAGGCTGCTGAAAGACCTGCGGCTGCACCACTAGCAATAAAGGCTCTCGTTTCTAATGGACTGGCTTTTAGGAATTTCGCTACACCTTTCGCAGACATTGCTCCTAACTGAATACTCGGTCCCTCACGCCCTAGCATAAATCCCATTGAAATAGCACATACGCCTGCCACAAATTTTTTCCAAAGTACACTCCACCAGTCCGTACGCAATAGCCCCTTCAATTCTCCCTCAATATGGGGAATCCCAGAGCCCTTAATATCTGGATCAGACTTGACTAGTAGGCTAATCAGCCAAACTACCAGTAGACTGACTAGGGTAATCGGTACTAGGCGGAGCGGATTGGCTTGAGCAGCATGATACTGCGACAGAACTATCTCAAACAGCAGCTCAATCGCTAAGCGGAACAAACTAACCACGACACCTGAGACAATCCCAACCACTATACCACGCCAGACAAAACTCATAATCGAGCCTGCTGAAAACCGGAACTCCCTATGATGATTTTCCATACTCTCTCCTATCCTTATCCACGATGAATAGCTCCATAAATAAGCAACTGCCTATTTTAGCAAGCATTTACAGTTTCTTACTCTTATTCTACCAAATCTAACCCATTTTTTCGAGGGAAAGTTGTCTCATCTTCAAAGAAAATATGAACATATTCTCTATTTGTCTAGTTCTGAATGAAGATAGCGATGTTGTTATCTTTTCACTATACCATTTGTACATTTTTTATTTGCTTTGTTCAGATTTTATACTATACTCACGATGCTGAGCAAGTGGGAGTGGTATTTCTACAACTTATCTTATCTCTCTTTAGTAAATCAGCATATTAAAAACCCTTGAAAACATTGATGTTACAAGGGTTTTGCTATTTTCCTATCTCCCCTGCAGGAATCGAACCTGCAACTAATTCTTAGGAGGAATTTGTTATATCCATTTAACTAAGGGAAGGTTCTTTTATTGTATCGTAGACAGGGCAAGATTGCAAGAAAAAAATGAAAAGCACCCTTGCGAGTGCTTGCATCCACTATTGGATTGAAATACCAACCGTTGATTAACGACGGATTTCTTTGATACGCGCAGCTTTACCTTGCAATGCACGTAGGTAGTACAATTTCGCACGACGTACTTTACCGTAACGTACTACTTCAATTTTATCAACACGTGGAGTGTGGATTGGGAATGTACGTTCTACACCGATACCGCTTGAAATCTTGCGGACAGTATACATTTCTGAGATTCCTTGACCTTTACGAGAGATAACAACACCCTCAAAGATCTGGATACGCTCGCGGCTTCCCTCAACAACTTTTGCGTGAACACGCACAGTGTCACCAGGACGGAATGCAGGGATATCAGTACGAAGTTGACCTTCTGTCAAACTTTGAATTAATGGATTCATGTTTTCTATTCTCCTATCTTGCCAATCATGAGAGCATGGTCTCAGCGGATTAACCGTTTTTTGTGTGTCCATTACACACGTCCTCTATTATATACAAATATTGAGAACTTGTAAAGTAAAATATCTGATTATTTTTTGAAAATCGTTTGTCGCTTTAGCTTTTGAAGCAAGAGAAATGCTACTATACCTCAGCTAAGGACAGCGAATTTTCCTTTTCACACTCATCTTATAAAAACCAAGCCCAATTCAAGTCCAGCTCGGTTTTCATAATTCATCCGCAATTTTATTGATTTTACGCAATCGATGATTGAGGCCGCTCTTTGTGATTGGTTTTGAAAGACTATCTGCCAACTGCTGAATCGAATAGTCTGGATGTTGAATCCGCAATTGAGCGACTTCTTGCAAATCAGACGGTAACTGATCTAAACCAATGCTTTCTATAATCTTAGAAATATTGTTGATTGTTTTCATACTGGCCGTAACGGTTCGAGCAATGTTAGCAGCCTCTGCATTAATAGCTCGGTTGAGATCATTACGCGTTTCCCGAAGCAATTTAACATTTTCAAATTCTGTCTTTGCTTCTTCTGCCCCAACAATTAAAAGAAAGTCCATAATGTCTTCTGCTCGCTGCAAATAGGTAATACTTCCTTTCGAGCGCTCAATGACTTTACCATCCAAAAGAAATTTTTGCAACAAATTAGCCAAGTCATGAGCATGATCTTCATAGATTGAAGCAATTTCCAGCTGATATTTCCCCGTTTCTGGATCTTTCACAGAACCACTCGCTAAAAAGGCGCCTCGTAGATAGGACTGGCTCCAGCTATCATTTTCCAAAATAGCAGGTGCAATCCCCGTTTCCAAACCAAAGAAACTGTCTGCTAGGTAGAGATCATCTAAAATCGCATTGACCTCCTCCTCTAAAAATACCGTATAAACACGGTTCTTTCGAAGATTTGTCTTTTGATGATGACGAATTTCAGCCTTGACCTCATAAAAATGATAGAGCATCTCATAGAGGTGGCGGGCAATCTTGGCGTTTTCGCTGCTAATCGACAAGGTTAAACCAGTTGAAGCCAAACCGAGACTGCCAGATAGTTTAATCATAGCTGCTAATTCACTCTTTTCGACCTGACCATGACTGATAATTTCTTCTTTTACCTGCACACTAAAACTCATGATTTCACCTGTAAAATTTTCAAGAGTTCTTCGACCACTAAGTCCCCGTCATGAAAGGCTCCGCCATTTTCCAAGCGCAAGAAATCTGAAGAAATGACACGCTGGGCTTGTGCTTGCAGACCTGTAAAATCATGTTTTACCTGCACCAAGTATTCATCAAATTGGTAGGTATTCATGTATTCTTTTGGAACCGGCTCTATATTGACAAGAACCGTATCAATCACATTGTCCCCTAAATGCTTGTTCAACACGCGCACATGATCTGCATCACTAAAAAATTCCGTTTCCCCTCTCTGGGTCATAATGTTACAAACATAGGTCACATCTGCCTTGGTTTCTTTTAAGGCCTGCCCAATCTCTGAAATCATTAAATTAGGCAAAATGGAAGTGAATAAGGATCCTGGCCCCAAGACAATCATATCGCTTTCTAAAATACTCTCAACCACCTTCCGACTAGCGGTTGGTTCATCTTGGTTGTATGAGTTGGTCACAAAAACACGATCAATCATCCCCTTATACCCAGCAATCTTACTTTCTCCTACTACCTCGTGACCATCTGTAAAAACTGCATGAAGTGTTAAGGCATTCTCACTGGAAGGATAAATTTTACCAGTCGTGTGGAAAAATTTTGATAGCAACTGCATCGCATGATAGGTCGATCCCTGCATTTCAGAGATACCAGCGATGATTAGATTTCCTAACGGGTGCCCTGCTAGAGCTCCATCTGTTTCCGCAAACCGATATTGGAAAATACGCTCATAAAGCTTTGGCATATCAGACATGGCCAGCAAGACATTTCTTAAATCACCGGGTGGCGTCATCTGTAAGGCATGACGGATTTCACCAGAAGATCCACCATCATCTGCTACGGTTACAATGGCAGTAATGTCCACATCCTTATCCCGCAGGCTTTTGAGAATCACTGGAATGCCTGTCCCGCCTCCAATGACTGTAATTCTAGGCTTTCTCATGAACGATTGACCGTTTCCTTTCGTCTGTCTTTATCACGATGACTGAGGTTGACCGTCCAGCCTGTTTCTAAATCGTCCGCAAGGCGTTTCGCAAAAGCCACACTACGGTGCTGTCCACCAGTACAGCCAACTGCAATGGTCAAAACAGACTTGCCTTCCTTTTGATAACCAGGCAAAATTGGTTCAATTAGACCAAGCAAATGCTTGTAGAAAGACTCCGACTCTTCATGCTCCATGACATAGTTAAATACCGGCTCATCCAGTCCTGTCAAATTCCGTAATTCTACCTGATAATAGGGATTTGGTAAGAAACGGACATCAAAAACCAAATCTGCATCAAGTGGCAAACCATATTTAAAACCAAATGAGATTACTTCTACACGAAAAGAAGGTTGATTGGTCAGACTAGCAAATTGATCTGAAATTTCTTTTCGTAAATTGCGTGGTGTCAATTCTGTCGTATCAATCACATTCTGACTCATATTTTTGAGGGGAGCTAGTAATTCACGCTCCAATTGAATGCCATCAAGAACACGGCCGTCTGCCGCAAGTGGATGAGAACGACGAGTTTCCTTATAACGGGCAACCAATTCACTGTCTGTAGCATCTAAAAAGAGAATTTTAAAGTCCACATCATCAGCCGATTCAATCTCGTCAAGAACTTGACGAATCTCCGCAAAAAAGGAACGGCTACGCATATCAACCACAACCGCTACCTTGTCATTGTCTTGACTATGGCGCATTAACTCTAAAAATTTTGGTAAGAGGGCAGGAGGCATATTATCAACTGTAAAATAGCCCAAATCCTCAAACGATTGGATAGCAACAGTCTTTCCAGCACCTGACATTCCTGTGACAATCACCAGATGAAATTTTTCTGACATAGAAGTTCCTTTCTAGTCTTCGACGAGCGCAATCACTTCAATTTCCACTTTAACATCACGTGGTAAGCGAGCAACTTCAACTGCTGAACGAGCTGGAAATGCAGATGAAAAGGCAGTTTGGTAAACAGCATTAAAGGCTGCAAAATCATTCATATCACTCAAGAAACAGGTCGTTTTTACCACATGGTCAAAATCTGTTCCTGCTTCTGTTAAAATAGCCTCAATATTTTTTAAGACTTGCTGTGTTTGTTCCTCAATCGTTGTGCCGACAATCTCTCCCGTTTCTGGAGATAAGGGTACTTGGCCAGAAGCAAATAAAAGATTTCCAACAACCTTTCCTTGCACATACGGTCCAATTGCTGCTGGAGCTTTATCTGTGTGAATTGTTTTCATCGCATGAATACCTCATTCGTTTTTTCTTTATTATAGCACATTTTTAGCAAATGAGAGGCAAATCGTCTTGCTCTCTTTCTTTTCTGATTTGGTGTATAATGAGCCTATACCAATTTGAAATTCAAGGAGAATGCAATGCTTTATTCTGTTACGGCGACCAATCACGAGGGTATTCATGGCTCTGTGTCGTTATCTAGCGAAAAATCAGTCCCGACTGCTCATCCCCTCACTAAAGAAGAAGGATTTAATCCAGAAGAGCTCATGGCAACAGCTTGGGCAACCTGCCTAAATGCGACCATTCAAGCCCTCTTGGAAAGTCAAAAGCAAGAGCGCCAATCACGCGTTGAGGTGACTTGTGAACTCCACCGAGAAGCAAGGATTGGCACAGGGTATTTCTTCCAGGTCAATGCTAAGGCTAGCATCGAAGGGCTAACAACAGATCAATCGGAAACCATCGTCCAACAAGCCCACCAGCGTTGCCCCATTTCCAAACTGATTTCTCAGAGCCAAACTATTTCACTCCAAACGGTTGAATGGGACACATAACTGACCACAATTTAAAAGAGAGTAGGACTTAATCGTGATTTCATAGAAATTGATTGTCCACTCTCTTTTTATTGTATGCTACTACCAATAATAGATTCAATTCCACTACAACGGACTGTTGGCTATTTTTCTATCTTTACTTCAGACTATTTAAGCGACTCTCTAATTCCTTTTTCGTCATAGCTCCTTCAAATTTTTGTGCAATGGTTCCGTCATGATTGATAAAAATATGAGTCGGGAAAGCTCTGACTTGATAGGATTTAAAAACTTGATCCTTGGTATCAAACAAGACTGGATAAGTAATACCTAAATCATCTGCCACTTCCATAATCTGTTCCTTAGACTGCTCCGCTGGTCGTGCATTTTCAAACTCTTTTTCAGCTGAGGACACAACAGATAAGAACACAAGATCGTCCTTCTCCTCCAGCCCTTGATAGACTTCTTCTAGCTCTGGAATCTCCTGCTTACAAGGCCCACACCAGCTAGCCCAAAGATTGAGATAAACTTTTTTCCCTTTAAAATCCGCTAAGGACACATCATTGCCATCTC
Above is a window of Streptococcus sp. zg-86 DNA encoding:
- a CDS encoding FAD:protein FMN transferase, translating into MQASSRQLRLMGTVIDIKIWHQEAEPILDQVEELLYLYKDRFSANDLTSELMEVNYNAGIQAVPVASDLFELIALGKFHSCASNSRLNITIGPLVQTWRIGFSDARVPSQAEIDKKLALINPQDIELDEETQSIYLRKEGMAIDLGALAKGYIADRIVEHLHRVGVSKGLINLGGNVLTFGQASHNPDGQWHIGIQHPNLPRGNNIAIVKIEDGSVVTSGIYERTFTYEGKTYHHIFDSQTGYPVTSDVASLTIVSKQSVDGEIWTTRLFGRPIQEIYQTVQDQEGIEAIILTTDNEMLVTDGLRNALVK
- a CDS encoding DHH family phosphoesterase, which gives rise to MLEMILEKIREYQTIVIHRHMRPDPDALGSQVGLQRLLQKNFPEKTIKVTGYTEPNLAWLAEMETVADEEYQGALVIVTDTANQARIDDKRYNQGDFLIKIDHHPNDEVYGDLSWVNTSASSCSEMIAQFAFDMGLEIDADIAYLLYAGIVGDTGRFLYPATSAKTFDIVAKLRQYEFDFAGLSRQMESVDYSVAKLIGYVYDHLEIDENGAARVLLSQTLLKEFGIGDADTAFIVGVPGRINTVKSWGVFVEQPDGSYRVRLRSKFLPINEIAKRHHGGGHPLASGANSYSIEENEEIYQELKQVAADASE
- a CDS encoding flavodoxin, whose product is MALAKIVYASMTGNTEEIADIVATKLEELGLEVHNDECTTVETEEILDADIIIVATYTYSYGGDGELPDEIVDFYTDLADYDLTGKIYGVCGSGDTFYEDFCKSVDDFDLMLASRGATKGAENVKVDLAAEEDDIVNLEKFATDLVAALEP
- a CDS encoding chloride channel protein translates to MIPIKESYQHPYSVTIRLAVFGLIVGLMTGGLTTLFGRVLLWIGEWRTSHLSALLPFLGLAGLVIVFLYQHFSKEAQKGMALVFEVAHGEDRKIPSSLIPLVILSTWLTHLFGGSAGREGVAVQLGAAISHQFDRFFTFPKHEQVILVTGMAAGFAGLFQTPLAALFFALEVLAIGQLQLYALLPALVTVYTASSFSHLLGLEKFTHVIVTTPELTVSVFVKYILLGLFFGLTGNAFISLQQYLKKQALHYLPNPYWRITIIGLMLSLAISLAHFGRYAGLGTNLIEQSFSNQQIYSYDFLLKLLFTTITLAAGFQGGEVTPLFAIGASLGVILAPFFGLPVELVAAAGYISVFASATNTLLAPILIGGEVFGFHHLPFFTITVIISYQFNRKQSIYGLQQALVIDVE
- a CDS encoding ClC family H(+)/Cl(-) exchange transporter, whose protein sequence is MENHHREFRFSAGSIMSFVWRGIVVGIVSGVVVSLFRLAIELLFEIVLSQYHAAQANPLRLVPITLVSLLVVWLISLLVKSDPDIKGSGIPHIEGELKGLLRTDWWSVLWKKFVAGVCAISMGFMLGREGPSIQLGAMSAKGVAKFLKASPLETRAFIASGAAAGLSAAFNAPIAGLLFVVEEIYHHFSRMVWVTALVASLVANFISLNIFGLTPVLSMNQELPFLSLKQYWIFVLLGIFLGLMGFGYEKVILNFHRFYDFFGEKCRVPSHAYGVIGILLIIPIGYFYPQLLGGGHRLIISLAQEHQILATICLYFFIRFVWSMISYSSGLPGGIFLPMLTLGSLLGMTFGLTFEQLHLISETALPLFIVLGMAGYFGAISKAPLTAMILVTEMVGDLKQLMAIGVVTLVSYIVMDLLKGEPIYEAMLAKMSVTAPSNIIEPTLIELIVSDKLAGKRVRDLALPKNILLTTQIYHQKSEVVSGTTVLHAGATIFLVVNESEISKVKQLLL
- the rplS gene encoding 50S ribosomal protein L19, with the protein product MNPLIQSLTEGQLRTDIPAFRPGDTVRVHAKVVEGSRERIQIFEGVVISRKGQGISEMYTVRKISSGIGVERTFPIHTPRVDKIEVVRYGKVRRAKLYYLRALQGKAARIKEIRR
- the whiA gene encoding DNA-binding protein WhiA → MSFSVQVKEEIISHGQVEKSELAAMIKLSGSLGLASTGLTLSISSENAKIARHLYEMLYHFYEVKAEIRHHQKTNLRKNRVYTVFLEEEVNAILDDLYLADSFFGLETGIAPAILENDSWSQSYLRGAFLASGSVKDPETGKYQLEIASIYEDHAHDLANLLQKFLLDGKVIERSKGSITYLQRAEDIMDFLLIVGAEEAKTEFENVKLLRETRNDLNRAINAEAANIARTVTASMKTINNISKIIESIGLDQLPSDLQEVAQLRIQHPDYSIQQLADSLSKPITKSGLNHRLRKINKIADEL
- a CDS encoding YvcK family protein; the protein is MRKPRITVIGGGTGIPVILKSLRDKDVDITAIVTVADDGGSSGEIRHALQMTPPGDLRNVLLAMSDMPKLYERIFQYRFAETDGALAGHPLGNLIIAGISEMQGSTYHAMQLLSKFFHTTGKIYPSSENALTLHAVFTDGHEVVGESKIAGYKGMIDRVFVTNSYNQDEPTASRKVVESILESDMIVLGPGSLFTSILPNLMISEIGQALKETKADVTYVCNIMTQRGETEFFSDADHVRVLNKHLGDNVIDTVLVNIEPVPKEYMNTYQFDEYLVQVKHDFTGLQAQAQRVISSDFLRLENGGAFHDGDLVVEELLKILQVKS
- the rapZ gene encoding RNase adapter RapZ, with amino-acid sequence MSEKFHLVIVTGMSGAGKTVAIQSFEDLGYFTVDNMPPALLPKFLELMRHSQDNDKVAVVVDMRSRSFFAEIRQVLDEIESADDVDFKILFLDATDSELVARYKETRRSHPLAADGRVLDGIQLERELLAPLKNMSQNVIDTTELTPRNLRKEISDQFASLTNQPSFRVEVISFGFKYGLPLDADLVFDVRFLPNPYYQVELRNLTGLDEPVFNYVMEHEESESFYKHLLGLIEPILPGYQKEGKSVLTIAVGCTGGQHRSVAFAKRLADDLETGWTVNLSHRDKDRRKETVNRS
- a CDS encoding RidA family protein, with product MKTIHTDKAPAAIGPYVQGKVVGNLLFASGQVPLSPETGEIVGTTIEEQTQQVLKNIEAILTEAGTDFDHVVKTTCFLSDMNDFAAFNAVYQTAFSSAFPARSAVEVARLPRDVKVEIEVIALVED
- a CDS encoding OsmC family protein, which translates into the protein MLYSVTATNHEGIHGSVSLSSEKSVPTAHPLTKEEGFNPEELMATAWATCLNATIQALLESQKQERQSRVEVTCELHREARIGTGYFFQVNAKASIEGLTTDQSETIVQQAHQRCPISKLISQSQTISLQTVEWDT
- a CDS encoding TlpA family protein disulfide reductase, which gives rise to MVGKEAPAFTIKDRDGNDVSLADFKGKKVYLNLWASWCGPCKQEIPELEEVYQGLEEKDDLVFLSVVSSAEKEFENARPAEQSKEQIMEVADDLGITYPVLFDTKDQVFKSYQVRAFPTHIFINHDGTIAQKFEGAMTKKELESRLNSLK